One region of Oncorhynchus nerka isolate Pitt River linkage group LG22, Oner_Uvic_2.0, whole genome shotgun sequence genomic DNA includes:
- the tmem126a gene encoding transmembrane protein 126A — translation MSENSNVVVQKGTSRTVSRALIIQMMAENFERLPELDRKIFTYGPMYLGGNGAFAGLIANSLYRRALNVTQGRFTSNLPMAVLPFLTTVAMYNVAVSKPLLSGDLNCPTCVLIRGALVGAVAAGVYPILLALPVNAGLATRYNTTPLPEKGNVLRFWMNVTQPILRKMGVVIVLQVFFGTYLSSRHFDSYLKLIQLSTSNGEELQD, via the exons ATGTCAGAAAACAGCAATGTCGTTGTACAGAAAGGCACCAGCCGCACAGTTTCCAGAGCCCTGATCATTCAAATGATGGCGGAAAATTTCGAACGGTTGCCTGAACTTGACAG GAAAATCTTCACCTATGGCCCCATGTACCTGGGAGGTAATGGGGCATTTGCAGGACTGATTGCCAACAGCTTATACAGGAGAGCACTGAATGTCACTCAAGGGCGTTTTACATCAAATCTCCCAATGGCTGTCCTACCATTCTTGACAACAGTGGCCATGTATAATGTAGCTGTATCCAAACCATTATTGTCTG GTGACCTTAACTGTCCAACCTGTGTCCTGATAAGAGGTGCCCTTGTCGGCGCAGTTGCTGCTGGCGTATATCCTATTCTGTTGGCTTTGCCTGTGAATGCAGGCCTTGCAACCAG GTACAACACTACGCCATTGCCAGAAAAGGGAAACGTCCTCCGTTTTTGGATGAACGTTACCCAACCCATCTTAAGGAAAATGGGTGTTGTGATAGTACTACAGGTGTTCTTTGGAACCTACCTAAGCTCCAGACACTTTGACAGCTACTTGAAGTTGATTCAGTTGTCCACCTCAAATGGCGAGGAGCTTCAGGATTAA